The following coding sequences lie in one Cupriavidus sp. WKF15 genomic window:
- the def gene encoding peptide deformylase: MAKLDILTYPDPRLHTVAKPVKEVDDRIRQLVKDMAETMYEAPGIGLAATQVNVHEQVVVIDVSETRDQLQVFINPEITWASDNRKVWEEGCLSVPEVYDRVERPDRVRVRALNEKGETFELDADDLLAVCVQHEIDHLRGKVFVEYLSPLKQNRIKSKLHKRERVRM, encoded by the coding sequence ATGGCAAAACTCGACATCCTGACCTATCCCGATCCCCGTCTGCACACCGTGGCGAAACCCGTCAAGGAAGTGGACGACCGCATCCGCCAGCTGGTAAAGGACATGGCGGAAACCATGTACGAGGCACCCGGCATCGGCCTGGCGGCGACGCAGGTCAATGTGCACGAGCAGGTGGTGGTGATCGACGTGTCGGAGACGCGCGACCAGTTGCAGGTCTTCATCAACCCCGAGATCACCTGGGCCAGCGACAACCGCAAGGTCTGGGAAGAGGGCTGCCTGTCGGTGCCCGAAGTCTATGACCGCGTGGAGCGCCCGGACCGCGTGCGCGTGCGCGCGCTCAATGAAAAGGGCGAAACCTTCGAGCTCGATGCCGACGACCTGCTGGCCGTCTGCGTCCAGCACGAGATCGACCACCTGCGCGGCAAGGTGTTTGTCGAATACCTGTCGCCGCTCAAGCAGAACCGCATCAAGTCCAAGCTGCACAAGCGCGAGCGCGTGCGCATGTAA
- the htpX gene encoding zinc metalloprotease HtpX — protein MFNWVKTFMLMAAITALFIVIGGMIGGRNGMMFALLMALGMNFFSYWFSDKMVLRMYNAQEVDAGSAPQFYGMVQELSQRAGLPMPRVYLINEDAPNAFATGRNPEHAAVAATTGILRVLSERELRGVMAHELAHVRHRDILTSTIAATMAGAISALANMAMFFGGRDENGNRSNPIASIAVAILAPLAASLIQMAISRAREFEADRGGAEISGDPQALASALDKIHRYAQGIPFPAAEEHPATAQMMIMNPLSGGAIANLFSTHPATEERIARLMQMAQTGTYPA, from the coding sequence ATGTTCAACTGGGTCAAGACCTTCATGTTGATGGCCGCCATCACGGCGTTGTTCATCGTCATCGGCGGCATGATCGGCGGACGCAACGGCATGATGTTCGCGCTGTTGATGGCGCTTGGCATGAACTTCTTCTCCTATTGGTTCTCGGACAAGATGGTCCTGCGCATGTACAACGCGCAGGAAGTCGATGCTGGCAGCGCGCCGCAGTTCTACGGCATGGTGCAGGAACTGTCGCAACGCGCCGGCCTGCCGATGCCGCGCGTCTACCTGATCAACGAGGACGCGCCCAACGCATTCGCCACCGGCCGCAACCCCGAACACGCGGCGGTTGCCGCCACCACGGGCATCCTGCGCGTGCTGTCCGAGCGCGAGCTGCGCGGCGTCATGGCGCACGAGCTGGCGCACGTGCGCCATCGCGACATCCTGACCTCGACCATCGCCGCGACCATGGCCGGTGCCATCTCCGCGCTGGCGAACATGGCGATGTTCTTCGGCGGACGCGACGAGAATGGCAACCGGAGCAATCCGATCGCCAGCATTGCCGTGGCGATCCTGGCGCCGCTGGCGGCCTCGCTGATCCAGATGGCGATTTCACGCGCGCGCGAGTTCGAGGCCGATCGCGGCGGCGCGGAGATCAGCGGCGATCCGCAGGCGCTCGCCAGCGCGCTGGACAAGATCCACCGCTATGCGCAAGGCATCCCGTTCCCGGCCGCGGAAGAGCATCCGGCCACGGCGCAGATGATGATCATGAACCCGCTGTCGGGCGGTGCCATCGCCAACCTGTTCTCGACCCATCCGGCCACCGAGGAGCGCATTGCGCGCCTGATGCAGATGGCGCAAACCGGCACGTATCCGGCCTGA
- the rsmB gene encoding 16S rRNA (cytosine(967)-C(5))-methyltransferase RsmB, producing MRLPHDSLAFQMLGAAMAVRAVNEGTALPQAIEDAATHLRLDRVRDAATRGALQDLAYRTMRQFGTARALVTQLVTRPPGAQVDSLLAVALSLLLEGEEGDSAKVGRGGYSAFTVVDQAVSAAASEPKTAHARGLVNAVLRRFLREQKPLLAAVNRDEQARWNLPAWWLRMLREAYPDQWMALAESANVRPPMTLRVNTARIPLQQYLTELANAGLAGQAIGAQAVRLVRAFPVSQIPGFAQGDVSVQDAGAQLAAPLLEVADGMRVLDACAAPGGKTGHLLELADIDVTAVESDAQRAARIDENLSRLGKRAHIVVGDASRPGDWWDGRPFDRILADVPCSASGIVRRHPDIRWLRREADIARLVNEQRRIVSQLWPLLKPGGILVYVTCSIFPTEGEEQARWFGAQLTDAIRLQAPGQLLPGTQATQPASNNDAGRDGLPSDHDGFFYARFQKRA from the coding sequence ATGCGCCTGCCCCACGATTCGCTTGCCTTCCAGATGCTCGGTGCCGCCATGGCCGTGCGTGCCGTCAATGAAGGCACGGCCCTGCCGCAGGCCATTGAAGATGCCGCCACGCACCTGCGCCTGGACCGCGTGCGCGATGCCGCCACGCGCGGCGCCCTGCAGGACCTGGCCTACCGCACCATGCGCCAGTTCGGGACCGCGCGCGCGCTGGTGACGCAGCTGGTCACGCGCCCGCCCGGTGCGCAGGTGGACTCCCTGCTGGCGGTCGCGCTGTCGCTGCTGCTCGAAGGCGAGGAGGGCGACTCGGCCAAGGTGGGCCGCGGCGGCTACAGCGCATTCACCGTGGTGGACCAGGCGGTCAGTGCCGCCGCATCCGAACCCAAGACTGCGCACGCGCGCGGACTCGTCAATGCCGTGCTGCGGCGTTTCCTGCGCGAGCAAAAGCCGCTGCTGGCAGCAGTGAACCGCGATGAGCAAGCCCGCTGGAACCTGCCGGCATGGTGGCTGCGCATGCTGCGCGAAGCCTATCCCGACCAGTGGATGGCGCTGGCGGAAAGCGCCAACGTGCGTCCGCCGATGACGCTGCGCGTCAACACGGCACGCATCCCGTTGCAGCAATACCTGACCGAGCTGGCCAATGCCGGCCTGGCGGGACAGGCCATCGGTGCGCAAGCGGTGCGCCTGGTGCGCGCATTCCCGGTTTCGCAGATTCCGGGATTCGCGCAGGGCGACGTGTCGGTGCAGGATGCCGGCGCGCAGCTGGCCGCGCCGCTGCTCGAAGTTGCCGACGGCATGCGCGTGCTCGATGCCTGCGCCGCGCCGGGCGGCAAGACCGGCCACCTGCTGGAACTGGCCGACATCGACGTGACCGCGGTGGAAAGCGACGCGCAGCGCGCCGCCCGCATCGACGAAAACCTGTCCCGACTGGGCAAGCGCGCGCACATCGTGGTGGGCGACGCCAGCCGGCCCGGCGACTGGTGGGACGGTCGGCCGTTCGACCGCATCCTGGCCGACGTGCCGTGCTCGGCGTCAGGCATCGTGCGCCGCCACCCTGATATCCGCTGGCTGCGCCGCGAAGCCGATATCGCCCGGCTTGTCAATGAACAGCGACGCATCGTTTCGCAACTCTGGCCACTGCTCAAGCCGGGCGGCATCCTGGTCTATGTCACCTGTTCTATTTTCCCAACGGAAGGAGAGGAGCAGGCGCGCTGGTTTGGTGCACAGTTGACAGATGCGATACGATTGCAGGCGCCGGGGCAGCTACTGCCCGGTACCCAAGCAACACAGCCCGCCAGCAACAACGATGCTGGCCGGGACGGCCTGCCGTCTGATCATGATGGCTTCTTCTACGCCCGCTTCCAGAAACGCGCCTGA
- a CDS encoding response regulator — MATILVVDDEMGIRELLSEILSDEGHVVEVAENAQQAREYRAGTTPDLVLLDIWMPDTDGVTLLKEWSAQGQLTMPVIMMSGHATIDTAVEATKIGALNFLEKPIALQKLLSAVEQGLARGIERPRAAAAVAPAPAVPAIDAALAPAATEAGGEAAPNGSNAARPPEAEMHFSFDMPLREARDLFERAYFEYHLVREHGSMTRVAEKTGLERTHLYRKLKQLGVELSRNKQEPAEQ; from the coding sequence ATGGCAACCATCCTCGTAGTCGATGACGAAATGGGAATCCGGGAACTGCTCTCGGAAATCCTGAGCGACGAAGGCCATGTGGTCGAGGTCGCCGAGAACGCGCAGCAGGCACGCGAGTACCGGGCGGGCACTACCCCTGATCTCGTACTGCTTGATATCTGGATGCCGGATACCGATGGCGTGACGCTGCTCAAGGAGTGGTCCGCGCAAGGCCAGCTGACCATGCCCGTGATCATGATGTCGGGCCATGCCACCATCGACACCGCGGTCGAGGCCACCAAGATCGGCGCCCTGAATTTCCTGGAAAAGCCGATCGCGCTGCAGAAGCTGCTGTCGGCCGTGGAACAGGGCCTGGCCCGCGGCATCGAGCGCCCGCGCGCGGCGGCCGCCGTGGCGCCGGCACCGGCGGTGCCTGCCATCGACGCTGCGCTGGCGCCTGCTGCCACCGAGGCCGGCGGTGAAGCCGCGCCCAATGGCAGCAACGCGGCCCGTCCGCCCGAAGCGGAAATGCATTTCTCGTTCGACATGCCGCTGCGCGAGGCGCGCGACCTGTTCGAGCGCGCCTACTTCGAGTACCACCTGGTGCGCGAACACGGCAGCATGACGCGAGTCGCCGAGAAAACCGGCCTGGAGCGCACGCACCTGTACCGCAAGCTCAAGCAGCTTGGCGTGGAACTGAGCCGCAACAAGCAGGAACCCGCGGAACAGTGA
- a CDS encoding PAS domain-containing sensor histidine kinase — MNTSGLWDSRFRRVLYRVVAGIIVFLALVLVGLLAGASANTEFFDRYFTLLFKINLVVGALLVITVGALALTLWLRYRRGKFGTRLMTKLAVFFGVVGVLPGVLIYLVSLQFVSRSIESWFDVRVETALEAGLNLGRSTIDGALADLQGKARLMAEQLSGPSGIATSLQLNRLREQYGIQEAAIFTGSGRVLATASSSYATLVPDLPSGVLAEQARLAGGYAAVEGGTDASVDGNRTERIDSSHLYRLRVIIPLGAAPAGDTSTAAASAPRAAAAPKARWAGSGLSVERRPEDSPSSGFGLVGDTVREERYLQVVHPVPAVLARNADEVQRAYQEYQEKALGRTGLRKMYIGTLTLTLFLAVFIAVMLALLLGGQLARPLLMLVQGTKEVAEGDLSPKRELKSRDELGMLTQQFNQMTRQLAEARLAVEENRTALEQSKAYLESVLQNLTAGVLVFDRRFVLITANPGAERIFRQPFGAVLGLPIEHIPGMGPFGEIVRQAFFDQSTREVLGGAEHWQKQIELPQGHEEQPLTLLVRGARLPGGERDEPGYVVVFDDISDVISVQRSVAWGEVARRLAHEIKNPLTPIQLSAERLQMKLSPKLEDKDAEVLKRGAATIVNQVAAMKRMVDDFRDYARTPPAVLQSLQINALVSEVLHLYGIDDPAVQEHPVIHAALDPGLPEIKGDPTQLRQVIHNLLQNSQDAAAENVAAGRAAPHIALHTETVEYKDSAGENRQAVKLTIADNGPGFAPRILSRAFEPYVTTKAKGTGLGLAMVKKIIDEHGARIELRNRMEGADIVGAQISILFVKLA, encoded by the coding sequence ATGAACACCAGCGGTCTCTGGGACAGCCGGTTCCGCCGCGTACTTTACCGGGTAGTGGCCGGGATCATCGTCTTCCTGGCGCTGGTGCTGGTGGGTCTGCTGGCCGGCGCTTCCGCCAACACGGAATTCTTCGACCGCTACTTCACGCTGCTTTTCAAGATCAATCTGGTCGTCGGCGCGCTGCTGGTGATCACAGTCGGCGCGCTTGCGCTGACGCTGTGGCTGCGCTACCGCCGCGGCAAGTTCGGCACGCGCCTGATGACCAAGCTCGCCGTGTTCTTCGGCGTGGTGGGCGTGCTGCCCGGCGTGCTGATCTACCTGGTGTCGCTGCAGTTCGTTTCGCGCAGCATCGAATCGTGGTTCGATGTGCGCGTGGAAACCGCGCTCGAAGCGGGCCTGAACCTGGGACGCTCCACCATCGACGGTGCCCTGGCCGACCTGCAGGGCAAGGCGCGCCTGATGGCCGAACAGCTGAGCGGCCCCTCCGGCATCGCCACCTCGCTGCAGCTCAACCGCCTGCGCGAGCAATACGGCATACAGGAAGCGGCGATCTTCACTGGCAGCGGCCGCGTGCTGGCCACGGCTTCGAGCAGCTATGCCACGCTGGTTCCCGACCTGCCTTCGGGCGTGCTGGCCGAACAGGCGCGCCTGGCGGGCGGCTACGCCGCGGTGGAAGGCGGAACCGATGCCTCCGTGGACGGCAACCGCACGGAGCGCATCGACAGCAGCCACCTGTACCGGCTGCGCGTGATCATTCCGCTCGGCGCCGCGCCCGCCGGCGACACGAGCACGGCCGCGGCAAGCGCCCCGCGCGCCGCCGCCGCGCCGAAGGCGCGCTGGGCTGGCTCAGGTCTCTCGGTCGAGCGCCGGCCCGAAGATTCGCCGTCGAGCGGGTTCGGCCTGGTGGGCGACACCGTGCGTGAAGAGCGCTACCTGCAGGTCGTGCATCCCGTGCCGGCCGTGCTCGCGCGCAACGCGGATGAAGTGCAGCGCGCCTATCAGGAATACCAGGAAAAGGCGCTGGGCCGCACTGGCCTGCGCAAGATGTATATCGGCACGCTGACGCTCACGCTGTTCCTGGCAGTATTCATCGCGGTGATGCTCGCGTTGCTGCTCGGTGGCCAGCTCGCGCGTCCGCTGCTGATGCTGGTGCAGGGGACCAAGGAGGTCGCCGAAGGCGATCTCTCGCCCAAGCGCGAGCTCAAGAGCCGCGACGAACTCGGCATGCTCACGCAGCAGTTCAACCAGATGACGCGCCAGCTCGCCGAAGCGCGCCTTGCGGTCGAGGAAAACCGCACTGCGCTGGAGCAATCGAAGGCCTACCTGGAAAGCGTGCTGCAGAACCTCACCGCCGGCGTGCTGGTCTTTGACCGCCGCTTCGTGCTGATCACTGCCAACCCTGGCGCCGAACGTATCTTCCGCCAGCCATTCGGGGCCGTGCTGGGACTACCGATCGAACATATCCCCGGCATGGGCCCGTTCGGCGAGATCGTGCGCCAGGCTTTTTTCGACCAGAGCACGCGCGAAGTGCTCGGCGGTGCGGAGCACTGGCAGAAGCAGATCGAACTGCCGCAAGGCCATGAAGAGCAGCCGCTGACGCTGCTGGTGCGCGGTGCTCGCCTGCCCGGCGGCGAACGCGACGAGCCTGGCTACGTGGTCGTGTTCGACGACATCTCCGACGTGATTTCCGTGCAGCGGTCCGTGGCCTGGGGCGAGGTGGCGCGCCGTCTCGCGCATGAAATCAAGAACCCGCTCACACCGATCCAGCTCTCTGCGGAACGCCTGCAGATGAAACTCTCGCCAAAGCTCGAGGACAAGGACGCCGAGGTCCTCAAGCGCGGTGCGGCGACGATCGTCAACCAGGTGGCCGCCATGAAGCGCATGGTCGACGACTTCCGTGACTATGCGCGCACGCCACCGGCGGTGCTGCAGTCGCTGCAGATCAACGCGCTGGTATCCGAGGTTTTGCACCTGTATGGCATCGACGATCCTGCCGTGCAGGAGCATCCGGTGATCCATGCGGCGCTGGACCCGGGGCTTCCCGAGATCAAGGGAGATCCGACGCAGCTGCGCCAGGTGATCCACAACCTGTTGCAGAACTCGCAGGATGCGGCGGCTGAGAACGTCGCGGCGGGTAGGGCGGCGCCCCATATCGCTCTACACACCGAGACTGTAGAATACAAAGATTCTGCCGGCGAAAACCGCCAGGCAGTCAAGCTAACCATTGCGGACAATGGTCCGGGCTTTGCTCCGCGCATCCTGAGCCGTGCGTTCGAGCCTTATGTGACCACCAAAGCCAAAGGTACGGGCCTTGGGCTGGCAATGGTAAAAAAGATCATTGACGAACACGGCGCGCGCATCGAACTGCGCAATCGAATGGAAGGTGCCGATATCGTCGGTGCACAGATCTCGATCCTGTTCGTTAAACTGGCATAG
- a CDS encoding DUF4390 domain-containing protein, which yields MVSTLRLSDFRVPADRARTVAGTWCNDTTCLLQRACAALALVLACLLWAGTVGAQVIEATEARIEYQDNGFELTASFDFDLPPAVEDALNKGISLYFMVEFQLSRPRWYWFDEKPVNTSRTIRLSYQPLTRQYRVSTGGLQIPFARLKSALQFIQRVHGWRVFDRGAVKPGESYHAEVRMKLDLSQLPKPFQINAVNTREWNLASDWRRFTYTVPTDLNAPPPPPPPASAPALPASPAMPAMPASPVPASAPAASAELRASPFAQTVSTALSPFALVQAAPGQP from the coding sequence ATGGTGAGCACGCTGCGCTTGTCAGACTTCCGCGTCCCTGCAGACCGCGCGCGTACGGTTGCCGGGACGTGGTGCAATGACACCACCTGCCTGCTGCAGCGCGCGTGCGCGGCCCTTGCCCTGGTGCTGGCCTGCCTGCTGTGGGCTGGCACCGTTGGGGCGCAGGTCATCGAGGCCACCGAAGCGCGCATCGAGTACCAGGACAACGGCTTCGAACTGACGGCGAGCTTCGACTTCGACCTGCCCCCCGCGGTCGAAGACGCGTTGAACAAGGGCATCTCGCTGTATTTCATGGTCGAGTTCCAGCTCTCCCGCCCGCGCTGGTACTGGTTCGACGAAAAGCCGGTCAATACGAGCCGCACCATCCGCCTGTCCTACCAGCCGCTCACGCGCCAGTATCGCGTTTCCACGGGCGGCCTGCAGATCCCGTTCGCGCGCCTGAAGAGCGCGCTGCAATTCATCCAGCGCGTGCACGGCTGGCGCGTGTTCGACCGCGGCGCGGTCAAGCCGGGCGAGTCCTATCATGCCGAAGTGCGCATGAAGCTGGACCTCTCCCAACTGCCCAAGCCTTTCCAGATCAATGCAGTCAATACGCGTGAATGGAACCTGGCTTCGGACTGGCGCCGTTTCACCTACACGGTGCCCACTGACCTGAACGCGCCGCCGCCACCGCCACCTCCTGCGTCCGCACCCGCGCTGCCGGCCTCGCCGGCCATGCCGGCCATGCCTGCGTCCCCGGTCCCCGCCTCGGCACCGGCTGCGTCGGCCGAACTGCGCGCCAGTCCGTTCGCCCAGACCGTGTCGACCGCACTATCGCCCTTCGCGCTGGTGCAGGCCGCCCCCGGCCAGCCATGA
- a CDS encoding carbohydrate porin: MLSEFLAASCRRFPRRRLSVAVLAAWGMTACAQTPQNIQSLAPPRIQEARPVPTVVAMATPADDPLGALIAGEQAPEAARQPATPPAADVPAAEAAAPSDDFVGPPDSAAPAPAPVVLFPARLGHFVAEPPAQGESGDATPSDAPPVLRSQLPADDAAVDSVWRLSYSGRAAAEERDATMRACAGGALSTGIGHGLACRSSGEVKIRESVLDLDGGAQVMLIAQARGTDATSINGRPAAVDPYALVPQFYTAVNGLSVLDGATMWAGRRDGDPLLMSSGLLPPNSAAMRFGVDNARVLGDIGLNYQYTARNDQNGQNLPSYHSLRTAPISTNPQGSVQLGFTRVETQSLAADSGSAWWASAMHEQKGVLAGTNRVGLQFGSGARSAMAGYTGMGPSLSRVRVAESLEWKGKSGLGGSVESSMQFDRSPVGTLQWAATRIRPAYVASDQFKLVFEVARDQISSGFGASGQRTALTVAPTLTLGKSAGNANLRAFYTYSRATDVDGIAFRPPAEAWAMQNSGSIFGVQLNRRW, translated from the coding sequence ATGTTGTCCGAATTTCTTGCTGCCTCCTGCCGCCGTTTTCCCCGCCGCCGCCTGAGTGTTGCCGTACTGGCTGCCTGGGGGATGACCGCGTGCGCGCAGACGCCGCAGAACATTCAGTCCCTGGCCCCGCCACGCATACAGGAAGCGCGACCCGTTCCGACCGTGGTGGCCATGGCCACGCCAGCCGATGACCCGCTCGGCGCATTGATCGCCGGCGAACAGGCGCCCGAGGCTGCGCGTCAGCCCGCTACGCCGCCAGCCGCCGACGTACCGGCGGCAGAAGCCGCTGCGCCGTCTGACGACTTCGTCGGTCCGCCCGATTCCGCCGCCCCGGCGCCCGCTCCCGTGGTGCTGTTTCCCGCAAGGCTCGGGCACTTCGTGGCCGAACCGCCCGCGCAAGGCGAAAGTGGCGATGCCACGCCGAGCGACGCGCCGCCGGTCCTGCGCTCGCAGCTCCCCGCCGATGATGCCGCGGTGGACTCGGTCTGGCGCCTCAGCTACAGCGGTCGTGCCGCCGCCGAAGAGCGCGACGCCACCATGCGCGCCTGTGCCGGCGGCGCCTTGTCCACGGGCATCGGCCACGGCCTGGCCTGCCGCAGCTCGGGCGAAGTCAAGATCCGCGAGTCGGTGCTCGACCTCGATGGCGGTGCCCAGGTCATGCTGATCGCCCAGGCCCGCGGCACCGACGCCACGTCCATCAACGGCCGGCCCGCGGCGGTCGATCCCTACGCGCTGGTGCCGCAGTTCTATACGGCCGTGAATGGCCTGTCGGTGCTGGACGGCGCCACCATGTGGGCGGGCCGCCGCGACGGCGACCCGTTGCTGATGTCGTCCGGCCTGCTGCCGCCCAATTCCGCGGCCATGCGCTTCGGCGTGGACAATGCGCGCGTACTTGGCGACATCGGCCTGAACTACCAGTACACCGCCCGCAACGACCAGAACGGGCAGAACCTGCCGAGCTACCACTCGCTGCGCACGGCGCCGATCTCGACCAATCCGCAGGGCTCGGTGCAGCTCGGCTTCACCCGTGTCGAGACCCAATCGCTGGCCGCCGATTCGGGCAGCGCCTGGTGGGCGTCGGCGATGCATGAGCAGAAAGGCGTGCTGGCGGGAACCAACCGTGTCGGCTTGCAGTTCGGTTCCGGCGCGCGCAGCGCCATGGCGGGCTACACGGGCATGGGGCCATCCCTGTCGCGCGTGCGTGTCGCGGAATCGCTCGAATGGAAGGGCAAGTCCGGGCTCGGCGGCTCGGTCGAATCGAGCATGCAGTTCGACCGTTCGCCGGTCGGCACGCTGCAATGGGCCGCTACGCGAATCCGGCCGGCCTATGTGGCCAGCGACCAGTTCAAGCTGGTCTTCGAAGTCGCGCGCGACCAGATCTCTTCCGGTTTCGGCGCCAGCGGCCAGCGCACCGCGCTGACCGTCGCGCCGACGCTGACGCTGGGCAAGTCCGCCGGCAATGCGAACCTGCGTGCGTTCTATACCTACAGCCGCGCTACCGATGTCGATGGCATTGCCTTCAGGCCGCCGGCCGAAGCCTGGGCTATGCAGAACAGCGGCTCTATCTTCGGCGTGCAGCTCAATCGGCGCTGGTAA
- the fmt gene encoding methionyl-tRNA formyltransferase produces MSAAKSLRVAFAGTPEFARVALEAIHAAGFPVVAVLSQPDRPAGRGMQLQASPVKQYAVANGLEPVLQPRSLRRTGKYPEEAANAVDTLAKIAPDVMVVAAYGLILPAEVLELPRLGCLNIHASLLPRWRGAAPIHRAIEAGDAETGITLMQMDEGLDTGAMLSRESVPIASDDSTGTLHDKLASLGGRMIVDALRKLAAGETLPATPQPDAGVTYAEKIGKDEAPLDLRRPAAELASQVRAFNPFPGATLQLDSTVIKCWQAVPLSAGSNLPHPAGTVLAADAGGVIIACGDGSALQVTELQKPGGRRQPAQQFLQGTPLPPGTRFAVPAESV; encoded by the coding sequence ATGTCCGCAGCCAAGTCCCTGCGTGTCGCCTTTGCCGGCACGCCCGAATTCGCGCGTGTCGCGCTCGAAGCCATCCACGCCGCCGGTTTCCCGGTGGTTGCCGTGCTCAGCCAGCCGGACCGCCCGGCCGGCCGCGGCATGCAGCTGCAGGCAAGCCCCGTCAAGCAGTACGCCGTCGCCAACGGCCTTGAGCCGGTGCTGCAGCCGCGCTCGCTGCGCCGTACAGGCAAGTACCCGGAGGAAGCCGCCAATGCCGTCGACACGCTGGCGAAGATCGCGCCCGACGTGATGGTGGTGGCCGCCTACGGCCTGATCCTGCCGGCCGAAGTGCTGGAACTGCCGAGGCTTGGCTGTCTGAACATCCACGCCTCGCTATTGCCGCGCTGGCGTGGCGCCGCGCCGATCCATCGCGCGATCGAAGCCGGCGACGCCGAGACCGGCATCACGCTGATGCAGATGGACGAAGGCCTGGATACCGGCGCGATGCTGTCGCGCGAGTCGGTGCCGATCGCGTCTGATGACAGCACCGGCACGCTGCATGACAAGCTGGCGTCGCTGGGCGGCCGCATGATCGTCGACGCACTGCGCAAGCTTGCCGCGGGCGAGACGCTGCCCGCCACGCCGCAGCCCGATGCCGGCGTCACCTACGCCGAGAAGATCGGCAAGGACGAAGCCCCGCTGGACCTGCGCCGCCCGGCGGCCGAGCTGGCCAGTCAGGTGCGCGCGTTCAACCCGTTTCCAGGCGCCACGCTGCAGCTCGACAGCACCGTGATCAAGTGCTGGCAAGCCGTGCCGCTGTCCGCCGGCAGCAACCTGCCGCATCCGGCGGGCACGGTGCTGGCCGCTGACGCCGGCGGCGTGATCATCGCCTGCGGCGACGGCAGCGCGCTGCAGGTCACGGAACTGCAGAAGCCCGGCGGCCGCCGACAGCCGGCGCAGCAGTTCCTGCAGGGAACGCCGCTGCCGCCGGGAACGCGCTTTGCCGTGCCAGCGGAGTCAGTCTGA
- a CDS encoding MIP/aquaporin family protein, whose protein sequence is MSTLSRRLVAEGLGTALLIAVVVGSGIRAERLADGNIGLALLCNALATGAGLVALLVALGPVSGGHFNPVVSLSALVQGTLSPLNALSYALAQVGGGIAGVMAAHAMFGEPVLAWSAHSRTGLPMWWSEFVATFGLVGVGIGTLRSRPALVPFVVAGYITAGYWFTSSTSFANPALTIACAMTDTFTGIRPVDVPGFVLAQIAGGLSATLLFHWLCRKPVAQTEAAAAAHWRQGKPAVTSAD, encoded by the coding sequence GTGAGTACGCTTTCGCGCCGGCTGGTGGCAGAGGGACTGGGTACGGCATTGCTGATCGCCGTGGTGGTGGGTTCGGGCATCCGCGCCGAGCGGCTGGCGGACGGAAATATCGGCCTGGCATTGCTGTGCAACGCGCTGGCCACCGGTGCCGGGCTCGTGGCGCTGCTGGTCGCGCTCGGGCCGGTGTCCGGCGGGCACTTCAACCCCGTGGTGAGCCTGTCGGCGCTGGTGCAGGGCACGCTTTCGCCGCTGAACGCACTCAGCTACGCGCTGGCGCAGGTCGGCGGCGGCATTGCCGGCGTGATGGCCGCGCATGCCATGTTCGGCGAACCGGTGCTGGCGTGGTCGGCCCACAGCCGCACGGGCCTGCCGATGTGGTGGAGCGAGTTCGTGGCGACGTTCGGGCTGGTCGGGGTCGGCATCGGCACGCTGCGCAGCCGGCCGGCCCTGGTGCCGTTTGTCGTGGCGGGCTACATCACCGCCGGCTACTGGTTCACGTCATCGACGTCATTCGCCAATCCGGCGCTGACCATTGCCTGCGCCATGACCGACACCTTCACCGGCATCCGTCCCGTCGATGTGCCGGGCTTCGTGCTCGCGCAGATTGCCGGAGGACTGAGCGCTACGCTGCTATTCCACTGGCTGTGCCGCAAGCCGGTCGCGCAAACGGAAGCAGCGGCCGCGGCGCACTGGCGCCAGGGCAAGCCGGCCGTTACCAGCGCCGATTGA